The Acidobacteriaceae bacterium nucleotide sequence CGCGGACGCGAACAGCGTGCTCGATAGAAGCAGCGTTATGAGAAGCAGTCTGCGGAACACGCGAGTAGTATCGCAGAAGCAATGCTTTGCGGAGGATATGGGATGCGAAAGGCGTTTGTTGGCGCAGCTTTGGCGCTGGCTTTTGGGGGCGGAAGTGTTGTGTGGGCGCAGACGGCCAGTGACCCGGTGAAGGACGCTGTGGCGTTTGTGAGCGAGCACTCTGACAAGCATGAGTATCGCATTCCGATGCGCGATGGCGCGAAGCTCTATGTGAAGGTGTGGGCACCGAAGGATGGCTTTGCCGACAAGGGGCCGTACCCGATTCTGATGTCGCGTACACCGTATAGCTGTGGCGATTACGGTGGGACGAAGCGGATGCCGAGCGTGACGGGGAACCCGGCGCTGCTGATGAGCGGCTACATCCTGGTCTGCGAGGATGTGCGCGGACGCTGGGCGAGCGAAGGCACCTGGTATGAGATGACTCCGTCACATGATGGCAAGGGTGTGGACGAGTCCAGCGATATGCACGACACCGTGGACTGGTTGCTGAAGCATGTGCCGAATAACAACGGGCGTGTGGGCATTATGGGCATTAGCTACCCGGGGTTCTATACGGCGGCGAGCATTGTGGACTCGCACCCGGCGATCAAGGCGGCAAGTCCGCAGGCCCCGATCATCGATCTTTGGATGGGCGATGATGCTTATCATGGCGGCGCGTTCATGCTGAGCGCGAACCACTCGTTCTATGCGCCGTTCTTCCGTCCGCAGAAGAACCCGACGACGGAACGCGAGAAGGCGACGTTCAAGTTTCCGACGCAGGACATGTACCAGTACTACCTGGGGATGGGAACGCTCGGGAAGCTGGACTCTCCTGCGGGTGGAACGAATCCTTACTTCCATGACCAGGTGGCGCACTCAGAGTATGGGCCTTACTGGCAGGCGCGAGATATCGGGCTGCATCTGCATGGCGTGAAGGCGGCTGTGATGAACGTTGGCGGATGGTTCGATGCGGAGGACCTGGCAGGGCCGGTGCATTCGCTGCACCAGATCGACAAGCTGAGCCCGGAGGCTCCGGCGAATACGCTGGTCGAGGGGCCGTGGGTGCATGGTGGATGGGCGCGGTCGGACGGATCGCGACTGGGCGATGTCGAGTTTGGATCGAAGACGGCGGAGTTCTACCGCGAGAAAATTGAAGCGCCGTTCTTTGAGCACTACCTGAAGGGCAGGGCGTGGGACGGACTGCCGAAGGCGTATGTGTTTGAGACGGGCAGCGATGTGTGGCGCAAGTATGACGCGTGGCCGCCGAAGCCTGCGGTGGCGAAGGAGCTGTACTTTCAGCCGGATGGTGGGTTGGCATGGAGCGTGCCCACCGAGGCGAAGAGCAGCGACAGCTATGTGAGCGATCCGGCGCACCCGGTGCCGTTTACGCCGTACGTGACGGGGCCGGATGTTCCGCAGCGCTACATGGATGATGACCAGCGTTTCGCGCTGACGCGTGGTGACGTAATCGCTTACGAGACGGCTCCGCTGACAGAGGATGTGACGATTGTGGGGCCGGTGAAGCCGAGTTTGATGATTGCTTCAACGGGAACTGATTCGGACTTTGTGGTGAAGTTGATTGACGTGTACGCGGAGGACTTCAAGCAGGCGGATGAAGAACCGGTTAGCGGGAAGCGTTCGCAGGCTCCGCCGGTGGTGATGCAGGGCTACCAGATGCTGGTTCGTGGTGAGCCGTTCCGCGCGAAGTATCGCGAGAGCTGGACGGCACCGTCGCCGCTGGTTCCGGGCAAGGTGACGAAGGTGGCGTTCACGATGCAGGATGTGAACCACACGTTCCTGAAGGGCCACCGGATTATGGTGCAGGTACAGAGCTCGTGGTTCCCGCTGGTGGACCGCAATCCACAGGTGTTCATGGATATCTACAAGGCGAAGCCGGAGGATTTCAAGCCGGCGACAGAGACGGTGTTCCATGAGTCCGGAGCGGCGAGCGGTGTGCAGGTGCTGGTGATGCCGGGCGTTCGCTGACAGGGATACGAAAAGAAAACGCCAAGGCGCTAAGTGCGCCAAGGTTCGCCAAGAAAGGCTAAAGAACGGCGCAGAGGGCGCCGAGTTATCCGCAGAGATTGTGGAGAGGCTCGGTGCCCTTTCTGCTGTTATCGGGGATGGTTCGGTGGGATGGCTTTGCGGGGCCGCTGTGCTGAGAATGGAAGGATGGGTGCGGAGAGCAACGCGGTGCTGCTGAAGGAGTATGCGATGCATCTGCGCGTAGAGCGCGGGCTGCGTCCGCTGAGCTGCGAAGCGTATGCAACGGACCTGGGGATGTTTGCGGAGTTCCTCGAAGGCCGCAATGTTGTGTTGATGGTGGCAAGGCAGGACGAGGTCAGCGGCTTCATGCAGCATCTGCGCGAGCATGGGCAGGAGTCGCGGTCGGTGGCGCGGAAGCTGAGCTCGCTGCGGGGCTTCTATCGCTGGCTGCTGAAGGACAAGCGCATCACGCATGATCCTACGGTGAATATCGAAAGCCCGAAGGCGTGGAAGGTGTTGCCGAAGAGTCTGCCTGCGGCAGATGTGAACGAGATGCTGGAGCGTACGGGCGCGGCCGCTCGGATGGCGGATGCGGATGGGATTGCGTTGCGCGACCATGCGATGCTCGAGCTACTGTATGCGGGTGGGTTGCGTGTGGGGGAGATTGTGGCGCTGCGCGAAGAGGATCTGCGGCTGGATGTGCAGAGCGTGCAGGTGCGGGGCAAGGGCGACAAAGAACGCATTGTGCCGATTCATGCGAAGGCTGTTGCGGCGATTGAAGAGTATGTTCAGCGAGGGCGCACGGAGCTTGTGCGGCGTGCGAAGAGTGGAAGCGGATTGCAGCGTGCGTTGTTTCTGAGCGCGCGTGGCAGAGTGATGACGACGGCCTCGGTGTGGGAGATGGTGAAGTCGCTGAATCGCAATGCGAGCCCGCATAAGTTGCGGCATTCGTGCGCGACGCATATGGTGGAGCGTGGAGCGGACCTGCGTACGGTGCAGACGATTCTGGGTCATGCGGACATTGCGACGACGCAGGTGTATACGCATCTGGCGATCGATCGGTTGAAGCAGGTGCATCGGCAGTTTCATCCGAGAGCGAAGCGGGTGGGAGCGTGAGCTCGACCTTTGAGTCGCTGGCGGAACGCTACCTTGCGATGCTGCGCGATGAGCGCGGATCGAGCGAGCATACGCTGCGTGCGTATCGCCGCGAGGTGGGTGACTTCGCGGCGTTTCTTACGGAAATGTTTGGAGCCCATGGCGATGTGCGGCGCGTGGAGCACACGCATATCCGTGCGTACATGGCGGCACTATTTGATCGTGGGCTGACGAAGGCGAGTGTGGCTCGCGCGCTGGCTGCGGTGCGGAGCTGGTTCAAGTGGATGGCGCGGGCGGGTGTGATTGAAGCCAACCCTGCGGTGCTGGTGCAGACGCCGAAGCTGCCGAAGCATCTGCCGCGTGTGCCGAGCATGGCTGAGGTGAATGGCGTGCTGGATTCGCTGGAGCAGGTTCCGATAGCGAAGAAGAGACAGTCGAACACCGAGGGCACAGAGGATCACGGAGTATGGCCGGAGAGAGACCGCGTGATCTTTGAGCTGCTCTATGGCTGCGGGATTCGCAACTCGGAGCTGTGTGGTTTGGACCTGGAGAATATTCTGTGGCGTGATGATGCGGTGCGGGTGTTTGGCAAGGGAAGCAAGGAGCGCATTGTGCCGCTGGGGGACGCTGCCGCGCAGGCGATGAAGGCGTATCTGCCGCAACGCGCAGAGCGGCTGGAGCGTGCAGGTAAGGGCAAGATGGTGGAGGCCGGACCGCTGCTGTTGAATGCCCGGATGCGTGGAGAGTGCAGGCTGACGACGCGCAGCGTGGGGCGCATTGTGAAGGGGATTGCTGTGCGCGGAGGGCTGGCTGCGGATGTGCATCCACATACGCTGCGCCATGCGTTTGGAACGCACATGTTGGAAGAGGGAGCCGATCTGCGCGCGATCCAGGAGATGCTGGGGCATGAACGGTTGTCGACGACGCAGCGGTACACGCAGCTTACGGTGGGACAGGTGCAGCGCGTGTATGACGCGACGCATCCGCGAGCGACAGAGTAGTCCGTACACGCAGAAGCAGAATTACGCGCTGAAGGTCTTTGCGGGAAGAGCTTCGTTCACGAACATATTGGCAGAGTGGACGCGGTTGCGGCCTGCAGCCTTCGCAGCATAGAGCGCCGTATCGGCAGCGTGGAGAAGATCTCTCGGCGTATCGAGATGGGGGCCGGGAGTGGTTGCGACGCCGCCACTCACGGTTGTGAAGAGAGTGAGAGCAATGTTGGAGTCGCTGGCTGCGGGAGCGCCGGCGAGTTCGATCATGCGGCGAATGCGCTGGGCGACTCGAATGGCAAGAGCATGTGCGGTGTCGGGCAAAAGGATGACAAACTCTTCGCCACCGTAACGTGCGGCGTAATCGTCTTTGCCGCGAAGCGATTGCAGGATGAGTTGCGAGACACGACGGATGACCTCGTCTCCGTACAGATGCCCCTGCGTGTCGTTGACGCGTTTGAAGTTGTCGATGTCGAAGAGGATGACGGAGAGCGGTTTTGCTGTGGCGTGAGACTGCTTCCATAGCTCGACATAGCGGCGCTCGAAGGCGGCCCGATTGCCGAGGCCTGAGAGGGCATCGTGTGCAGAGAGCCGGGCGAGTTCGCTGTTGAGCGCGATGAGTTGCCGATGCTGGAGGTCTGTGCGAATGCCGAGCAGGAAGGTGAGGCGGGACTCGCGTTCCAGGCTGTAACCGGCTATGAGGATGAAGAGTTCGCCCCAGAGG carries:
- a CDS encoding CocE/NonD family hydrolase, with amino-acid sequence MRKAFVGAALALAFGGGSVVWAQTASDPVKDAVAFVSEHSDKHEYRIPMRDGAKLYVKVWAPKDGFADKGPYPILMSRTPYSCGDYGGTKRMPSVTGNPALLMSGYILVCEDVRGRWASEGTWYEMTPSHDGKGVDESSDMHDTVDWLLKHVPNNNGRVGIMGISYPGFYTAASIVDSHPAIKAASPQAPIIDLWMGDDAYHGGAFMLSANHSFYAPFFRPQKNPTTEREKATFKFPTQDMYQYYLGMGTLGKLDSPAGGTNPYFHDQVAHSEYGPYWQARDIGLHLHGVKAAVMNVGGWFDAEDLAGPVHSLHQIDKLSPEAPANTLVEGPWVHGGWARSDGSRLGDVEFGSKTAEFYREKIEAPFFEHYLKGRAWDGLPKAYVFETGSDVWRKYDAWPPKPAVAKELYFQPDGGLAWSVPTEAKSSDSYVSDPAHPVPFTPYVTGPDVPQRYMDDDQRFALTRGDVIAYETAPLTEDVTIVGPVKPSLMIASTGTDSDFVVKLIDVYAEDFKQADEEPVSGKRSQAPPVVMQGYQMLVRGEPFRAKYRESWTAPSPLVPGKVTKVAFTMQDVNHTFLKGHRIMVQVQSSWFPLVDRNPQVFMDIYKAKPEDFKPATETVFHESGAASGVQVLVMPGVR
- a CDS encoding tyrosine recombinase, translating into MGAESNAVLLKEYAMHLRVERGLRPLSCEAYATDLGMFAEFLEGRNVVLMVARQDEVSGFMQHLREHGQESRSVARKLSSLRGFYRWLLKDKRITHDPTVNIESPKAWKVLPKSLPAADVNEMLERTGAAARMADADGIALRDHAMLELLYAGGLRVGEIVALREEDLRLDVQSVQVRGKGDKERIVPIHAKAVAAIEEYVQRGRTELVRRAKSGSGLQRALFLSARGRVMTTASVWEMVKSLNRNASPHKLRHSCATHMVERGADLRTVQTILGHADIATTQVYTHLAIDRLKQVHRQFHPRAKRVGA
- a CDS encoding tyrosine recombinase XerC produces the protein MSSTFESLAERYLAMLRDERGSSEHTLRAYRREVGDFAAFLTEMFGAHGDVRRVEHTHIRAYMAALFDRGLTKASVARALAAVRSWFKWMARAGVIEANPAVLVQTPKLPKHLPRVPSMAEVNGVLDSLEQVPIAKKRQSNTEGTEDHGVWPERDRVIFELLYGCGIRNSELCGLDLENILWRDDAVRVFGKGSKERIVPLGDAAAQAMKAYLPQRAERLERAGKGKMVEAGPLLLNARMRGECRLTTRSVGRIVKGIAVRGGLAADVHPHTLRHAFGTHMLEEGADLRAIQEMLGHERLSTTQRYTQLTVGQVQRVYDATHPRATE
- a CDS encoding GGDEF domain-containing protein; amino-acid sequence: MSNEVSNPAAYTIEHVELAIRRLQKHPFTRFSFSSALEAQFLNSGAPKRALRRAQLGWMCIAVYALLLVGDAAFIPERLALALGIRLLLVLPLLIFANTLNTNESHTVRESNIVVAATLVALSNIALYSGLTRSLSSAAQVSVLTTQLLAIVVVRLRFKYASILTAIFILIQVIALAHDPTLNTHSRIYTATPILWGELFILIAGYSLERESRLTFLLGIRTDLQHRQLIALNSELARLSAHDALSGLGNRAAFERRYVELWKQSHATAKPLSVILFDIDNFKRVNDTQGHLYGDEVIRRVSQLILQSLRGKDDYAARYGGEEFVILLPDTAHALAIRVAQRIRRMIELAGAPAASDSNIALTLFTTVSGGVATTPGPHLDTPRDLLHAADTALYAAKAAGRNRVHSANMFVNEALPAKTFSA